GAAAAAATCAGGAAAGGGGTTAGCCACGATACCTGAGCCTTGACAAAGGGTTTTAGCGGGGCAAGAAAATCGAAATATGCAAAACAGAAATATCCGATGATGCCTGCCAGCATGGCTAAAGGCAATGTCCAATTTTTTATAAACTGTAACATAGACTGTGCTCTCTTATTCATGGCGCAAAAATAAGGAAAAAGTGAAAAACGGTCGCATTTTTTTCTGTTTTTATAGACTTTCTCCTTTAAATTATAGATTTCTTTCATGGGATAAGGTGGAAAAGGCAAAAAACTATTACCTTTGCATCGGACTGATAATATGAAAAGGTATAAATTTTACATAGTATTCGTTTCCTGTGTCTTTTTATCGTTCTTGTTGGGAACGTTGCCGGCAGGTGCTTCAGATAAATTGTTTACGGTAGTTATTGATGCCGGTCATGGAGGTAATGATCCGGGTGCAATCGGTCGGCGTGGACGGGAAAAGAATATCAATTTAAGTGTGGCTCTGAAATTGGGCAAGCTGATTGAAGGGAATTGTAAAGACGCGAAAGTGGTTTATACGCGTAAGAAGGATATATTTGTCCCTCTTCATAGGCGTGCCGAAATAGCCAATGCGGCAAAAGCTGACTTGTTTATATCGATTCATACCAATTCGCTCGCTTCCCGTAATAGCCGGGTGCAGGGTACTGAGACTTATACGTTAGGGCTTCACCGGACGGAAGATAACCTGGAAGTGGCTAAGAAAGAAAATGCTGTTATTTTGATAGAAGATGATTACCAGCAACGCTATGCCGGGTTTAATCCGAATTCATCGGAGAGTTACATTATTTTCGAGTTCTTGCAGGATAAATACATGGCGCAAAGTGTAAGCTTCGCCCGGTTAGTGCAGAAACAGTTCCGTCAGAGTGCCCGCCGGGTGGATAAAGGTGTACATCAGGCAGGTTTTTTGGTGTTGCGTGAAACTTCGATGCCGAGTGTGTTGATAGAGCTGGGGTATATCACCAATCCTTCCGAGGAACAGTATTTGCTTTCCGAGTCCGGAAGTTCGGCTTTGGCGAAGAGTATCTATCAGGCATTTTTGACGTATAAGCAGGAAGGAAAGCAAGGCAATGTCATCGAATCGGGCAATGTTGTTGAAACGAAAAAGGAAGAGCCGCCTGTATCCGAACGGTCTGAGGATAAGAAACCACAGGCGAAGGCTCAGTCTGTCCAGCCTGTTTTCAAAATACAGATACTGACTTCTGATCGTGTGCTTCCGGTGAAAAGCCGTTTGTTTAAAGGCTTGGCTCCGGTAGGCTGGTACAAAGAAGGCGGCATTTATAAATATACGTATGGCGAGAGTACCGATTATAACCGGATACTTCGCTTGAAGCGTTCGAAAGTGGATGCCAAGTTCAAGGATGCTTTCATCATCGCGTTCAAGAATGGCGAGAAAATGAATATAAACCAAGCAATAAAAGAATTTAAACAAAATAGATAAGAACGGTATGAAAAAGGAGTTTAAAATAGGTTTGGCAGGAATTGCAGCACTGATTATTTTGTTTTGCGGCATTCATTACCTGAAGGGAATCAACATGTTCAAGCCCGAAAGTTATTATTTGGTGGAGTTTGAGAATGTAAATGGGCTTCCTGAGTCGAGTCCGGTATTTGCCAACGGATTCAAGGTTGGCATAGTCCGAGATCTTCGGTATAATTACCAGAAACCGGGGCATGTGCTTGTGGGTATTGAGTTGGACCAGCACATGAAGGTGCCTAAAGGAAGCCGTGCAGAACTGGTGACAGAAATGCTGGGTACTGTTAAGATGAATTTGTTGCTTAATCTTCAGAATATGGAATATTATGGCGAAAACGATACCATTCCAGGGGTTGCCAACAATGGCATTATGGGAGCGGCTGAGAAAGATCTGTTGCCTCAGATACAACGGATGTTGCCTAAAATGGATTCTATATTAGGTTCGTTAAACAAGTTGCTTGCCGATCCTTCTTTGGCGAATACCTTGCATAATGCTGAGCAACTGACGGCATCGCTGAATGCTACTGGGCGGCAACTGAATAAACTGATGGATACCGACGTTCCGCAATTGCTTGACAATGTTAATGCTACGGTTTCCAATTTGCAGGTAATCAGCAATAACCTGAAAGATGTAGACTATGCTTCTACGATTGCAAAAGTTGATTCAACCTTGGCGAATGTGCATCTGCTGACTGACAAGTTGAACCGGAAAGACAATACATTGGGATTGTTGATGAACGACTCTTCTCTTTATAAAAACCTGAATGCTACTTCTGCCAATGCGGCAAGCCTGCTTGAGGATTTGAA
The Phocaeicola salanitronis DSM 18170 genome window above contains:
- a CDS encoding MlaD family protein, which translates into the protein MKKEFKIGLAGIAALIILFCGIHYLKGINMFKPESYYLVEFENVNGLPESSPVFANGFKVGIVRDLRYNYQKPGHVLVGIELDQHMKVPKGSRAELVTEMLGTVKMNLLLNLQNMEYYGENDTIPGVANNGIMGAAEKDLLPQIQRMLPKMDSILGSLNKLLADPSLANTLHNAEQLTASLNATGRQLNKLMDTDVPQLLDNVNATVSNLQVISNNLKDVDYASTIAKVDSTLANVHLLTDKLNRKDNTLGLLMNDSSLYKNLNATSANAASLLEDLKAHPKRYVHFSLFGKKDK
- a CDS encoding N-acetylmuramoyl-L-alanine amidase family protein encodes the protein MKRYKFYIVFVSCVFLSFLLGTLPAGASDKLFTVVIDAGHGGNDPGAIGRRGREKNINLSVALKLGKLIEGNCKDAKVVYTRKKDIFVPLHRRAEIANAAKADLFISIHTNSLASRNSRVQGTETYTLGLHRTEDNLEVAKKENAVILIEDDYQQRYAGFNPNSSESYIIFEFLQDKYMAQSVSFARLVQKQFRQSARRVDKGVHQAGFLVLRETSMPSVLIELGYITNPSEEQYLLSESGSSALAKSIYQAFLTYKQEGKQGNVIESGNVVETKKEEPPVSERSEDKKPQAKAQSVQPVFKIQILTSDRVLPVKSRLFKGLAPVGWYKEGGIYKYTYGESTDYNRILRLKRSKVDAKFKDAFIIAFKNGEKMNINQAIKEFKQNR